Proteins encoded within one genomic window of Lepidochelys kempii isolate rLepKem1 chromosome 11, rLepKem1.hap2, whole genome shotgun sequence:
- the LOC140895888 gene encoding uncharacterized protein encodes MSYPTKSQLRSSHRNYSTFGQISRERGHDQDALQCRIKVKELRNAYCKARETNSHSGAAPVTCRFYKELDMLLGADPTSTPNTIMDTSEPSSTRPGEEKEEEQSGSKGAEAEEDTPESLDACGQELFLSQEEGSQSRQPVLGEGQTPEEVPDATLRSQLSMLSPSERLQRIRKRPCRSKEDMLHKVMQHSSNENGKVQEWRDRERRIRQQNEERRHKSTVLQQH; translated from the exons atgagttatcccaccaagtctcagctgcgctccagccataggaattacagtacctttgggcagatatcaagggaaaggggccatgaccaggatgcactgcagtgcaggattaaagtgaaggagctgcggaatgcctactgcaaagcccgTGAGACAAACAgccactctggtgctgcccccgtgacctgccgtttctacaaagagctggacatgctACTTGGggccgaccccacctccactccgaatACCatcatggacacttcagagcccagttcaacaaggccgggggaagagaaggaggaggagcaaagcgggagcaagggtgctgaggcggaggaagacactccggaatccctagatgcatgcggTCAGGAGCTGTTCttaagccaggaggaaggtagccagtcacggcagccggtgcttggggaaggacaaacaccagaggaggttcccg atgcaaccttgagatctcagctgtccatgttatcaccgtccgaaagactccaaagaatcagaaagaggccatgtagaagcaaggaagacatgttgcataaagtaatgcagcattcaagtaatgaaaatggaaaagtgcaggagtggcgggacagggAAAGGAGGATCCggcagcagaatgaggagcgccggCACAAAAGCACGGTGCTCCAGCAGCACTGa